One segment of Panicum virgatum strain AP13 chromosome 1K, P.virgatum_v5, whole genome shotgun sequence DNA contains the following:
- the LOC120659283 gene encoding CRIB domain-containing protein RIC10-like isoform X1, which produces MAIKMKGIFKGLKIISQMFVHKEHEMEIGYPTDVKHVAHIGLGTSDTSPSWVKNIITLQMAEFKGTEDLSAGPLSTAAQSRQTSWASADFEQPRSMMPIEIFQDNSKPGQEGPSCHDAPRGGPRKPKRKKNRASSPTSSARSSSSRSRASFATAYDAFSESQRGFRVA; this is translated from the exons ATGGCGATAAAGATGAAGGGGATCTTCAAAGGGCTGAAGATAATCTCTCAGATGTTTG TGCATAAAGAACATGAGATGGAGATCGGGTACCCTACAGATGTAAAGCATGTGGCTCACATAGGTCTGGGCACCAGTGACACATCTCCAAGCTGGGTAAAGAATATCATAACTTTGCAG ATGGCTGAATTCAAGGGAACAGAGGATTTGTCAGCAGGCCCTCTGAGCACAGCTGCGCAGTCAAGGCAGACTTCTTGGGCTTCTGCGG ACTTTGAGCAGCCAAGAAGCATGATGCCCATTGAGATCTTCCAGGACAACAGCAAGCCCGGCCAAGAGGGTCCCTCTTGCCATGACGCGCCAAGAGGAGGCCCGAGGAAgccgaagaggaagaagaatagGGCGTCGTCGCCTACCTCGTCTGCAAGGTCATCGTCTTCAAGGTCAAGAGCCTCATTCGCAACCGCGTACGACGCCTTCAGTGAGTCGCAAAGAGGGTTCCGGGTCGCCTGA
- the LOC120659283 gene encoding CRIB domain-containing protein RIC10-like isoform X2, with protein sequence MAIKMKGIFKGLKIISQMFVHKEHEMEIGYPTDVKHVAHIGLGTSDTSPSWMAEFKGTEDLSAGPLSTAAQSRQTSWASADFEQPRSMMPIEIFQDNSKPGQEGPSCHDAPRGGPRKPKRKKNRASSPTSSARSSSSRSRASFATAYDAFSESQRGFRVA encoded by the exons ATGGCGATAAAGATGAAGGGGATCTTCAAAGGGCTGAAGATAATCTCTCAGATGTTTG TGCATAAAGAACATGAGATGGAGATCGGGTACCCTACAGATGTAAAGCATGTGGCTCACATAGGTCTGGGCACCAGTGACACATCTCCAAGCTGG ATGGCTGAATTCAAGGGAACAGAGGATTTGTCAGCAGGCCCTCTGAGCACAGCTGCGCAGTCAAGGCAGACTTCTTGGGCTTCTGCGG ACTTTGAGCAGCCAAGAAGCATGATGCCCATTGAGATCTTCCAGGACAACAGCAAGCCCGGCCAAGAGGGTCCCTCTTGCCATGACGCGCCAAGAGGAGGCCCGAGGAAgccgaagaggaagaagaatagGGCGTCGTCGCCTACCTCGTCTGCAAGGTCATCGTCTTCAAGGTCAAGAGCCTCATTCGCAACCGCGTACGACGCCTTCAGTGAGTCGCAAAGAGGGTTCCGGGTCGCCTGA
- the LOC120651082 gene encoding early nodulin-like protein 3, whose protein sequence is MARSSSYGLGLACFAVAVAVAGATQFTVGGANGWSVPGAAAEPLNTWAERTRFQVGDSLVFVYPKDRDSVLLVDPADYNACNTSSYVRKFADGDTVFTLDHSGAFFFISGVEANCRANEKLIVMVLAAGRNDTGGGAAPPPPTAAVPPPASTSPPPPTAAAPPPASTSPPPASSATPPPPSSAAASPPPPAPRASAPVSSSTPPPSARAGAPEAPPAPSASSPAPSARGTTPANSTGTPSPPRPAGSKDRNGAALAVASGLASSLGACALGYAMLAL, encoded by the exons ATGGCGAGGTCAAGTAGTTACGGCCTTGGGCTTGCTTGCTTCGCCGTCGCTGTTGCCGTCGCCGGCGCAACCCAGTTCACCGTCGGCGGCGCCAATGGCTGGAgcgtccccggcgccgccgcggagcccctCAACACCTGGGCGGAGAGGACCAGGTTTCAGGTCGGAGACTCGCTAG TGTTCGTGTACCCCAAGGACCGGGACTCGGTGCTGCTGGTGGATCCGGCGGACTACAACGCCTGCAACACGTCGTCGTACGTGAGGAAGTTCGCCGACGGCGACACCGTGTTCACGCTGGATCACTCCGgcgccttcttcttcatcaGCGGCGTAGAGGCCAACTGCCGCGCCAACGAGAAGCTCATCGTCATGGTCCTCGCAGCCGGCCGCAACgataccggcggcggcgccgcgccacctccgccgACCGCTGCAGTGCCTCCGCCGGCGTCGAcgtctccgcctccgccgaccGCTGCTGCGCCTCCGCCGGCGTCGACGTCTCCGCCTCCCGCCAGCtccgccaccccgccgccgccgtcgtcggccgccgcgtcgccgccgccgcccgccccccgCGCGTCAGCTCCGGtgtcgtcgtcgacgccgccgccgtccgcccggGCCGGCGCCCCGGAGGCACCGCCGGCGCCCTCGGCGAGCTCTCCGGCTCCGAGCGCGCGTGGAACGACGCCGGCGAACTCGACGggcacgccatcgccgccgcgtcccgccGGCTCCAAGGACAGGAACGGCGCCGCCCTCGCGGTAGCCTCGGGCCTCGCCAGCTCGCTCGGGGCCTGCGCCCTTGGCTACGCCATGCTCGCTCTCTGA
- the LOC120659411 gene encoding 40S ribosomal protein S14-2 gives MSKRKTREPKEETVTLGPTVREGEHVFGVAHVFASFNDTFIHVTDLSGRETLVRITGGMKVKADRDESSPYAAMLASQDVAQRCKELGITALHIKLRATGGNKTKTPGPGAQSALRALARSGMKIGRIEDVTPVPTDSTRRKGGRRGRRL, from the exons ATG TCGAAGAGGAAGACCAGGGAGCCCAAGGAGGAGACTGTAACTCTTGGACCCACTGTCCGTGAAGGGGAGCATGTCTTCGGAGTAGCTCATGTCTTTGCATCCTTCAATGACACATTCATC CATGTCACTGATTTGTCTGGGAGGGAGACACTTGTTCGTATCACTG GTGGCATGAAGGTCAAAGCTGATCGTGACGAATCATCTCCATATGCCGCTATGCTTGCTTCTCAGGATGTGGCCCAGCGTTGCAAG GAGCTTGGTATTACTGCTTTGCACATTAAGCTCCGCGCCACTGGGGGCAACAAGACCAAGACACCTGGACCTGGTGCTCAGTCTGCTCTCAGGGCACTCGCTCGATCTGGCATGAAAATCGGACGCATTG AGGATGTGACCCCGGTTCCCACTGACAGCACTCGCAGAAAGGGTGGCAGGAGAGGAAGGAGGCTgtag
- the LOC120659487 gene encoding LOW QUALITY PROTEIN: uncharacterized protein LOC120659487 (The sequence of the model RefSeq protein was modified relative to this genomic sequence to represent the inferred CDS: deleted 2 bases in 1 codon) produces the protein MAKAQTAARFVTEVAPPPVVAVMRRRKVPRSLDTIAEDDREQLAACGPASDHQGLAAAWSSRRAAPAPARERAGRLMRELSKSRHFLDAHGQQAGSGAWESGRKLGRRRVVRVQELHENCA, from the exons ATGGCGAAGGCGCAGACGGCGGCGAGGTTCGTGACggaggtggcgccgccgccggtggtggcGGTCATGCGGCGGAGGAAGGTGCCGAGGAGCCTGGACACCATCGCGGAGGACGACAGGGAGCAGCTGGCGGCATGCGGCCCGGCGTCGGACCACCAGggcttggcggcggcgtggtcgtccaggagggcggcgccagcgccggcgcggGAGCGCGCGGGCCGGTTGATGAGGGAGCTCAGCAAG AGCAGGCACTTCTTGGACGCCCACGGCCAGCAGGCCGGCTCCGGCGCCTGGGAGAGTGGCCGCAAGCTAGGCCGCCGGCGAGTCGTGCGTGTGCAGGAGTTGCACGAGAACTGTGCATGA
- the LOC120648124 gene encoding uncharacterized protein LOC120648124 produces the protein MHQWHRVEARPGAIGADIGTGSRHNPVSVHTLDICTVRSVSIHLSHLSFSRLSHLSFSTSHLSHLSHCLISVRLGAEGAHERAERAAAAAGAERGPPKPGSAIRISATFVPAGSTPPPWLLPGGVPAFFPPRRGCDVRLYQDAHVGAGELGGEPGRCWEELCLAVLGTQHLVYVVGWSAFTRVRLLRGAMSPEMAAKAAEVRALGGVAVEDMSLGDLLKYKSQEGVRVLLLCEDTTSLHNFFLRTRGVMQTHGEETKKFFRHSSTTPHSGRRRMPRSWVPGSRGTTCTAGWTGRRRTTSSKTSSSAGGRRRGCASRVCYRSARRRTGRRTPCSSSSASPGSSAPPPSLMLMPPPPPATTTTSSKPCRSCRSTTPSAGTPRCSGRRTPGP, from the exons ATGCATCAATGGCACCGGGTGGAGGCACGACCCGGTGCTATTGGTGCAGACATTGGCACCGGGTCACGCCATAACCCGGTGTCAGTGCATACCTTAGATATATGCACCG TCCGATCCGTGTCCATTCATCTCTCACATCTCTCATTCTCTCGTCTCTCTCATCTCTCATTCTCTACCTCTCATCTCTCCCACCTCTCCCACTGCCTTATCTCTGTGAGACTGGGAGCGGAGGGGGCGCACGAGAGGGCcgagcgggccgccgccgccgcgggagccgaGCGCGGCCCGCCCAAGCCGGGCTCGGCCATCCGCATCTCCGCCACCTTCGTCCCGGCGGGCAGCACCCCGCCGCCCTGGctcctccccggcggcgtccCGGCGTTCTtcccgccgcggcgcggctGCGACGTGAGGCTGTACCAGGACGCGCACGTCGGGGCCGGTGAGCTGGGCGGCGAGCCCGGGCGGTGCTGGGAGGAGCTGTGCCTGGCGGTGCTGGGCACGCAGCACCTCGTCTACGTGGTGGGCTGGTCGGCGTTCACCAGGGtccggctgctgcggggcgccatgtcgccggagatggcggcCAAGGCGGCCGAGGTGAGGGcgctgggcggcgtggcggtggAGGACATGAGCCTGGGTGACCTGCTCAAGTACAAGTCCCAGGAGGGCGTCCGGGTGCTCCTCCTCTGCGAGGACACCACCTCACTCCACAACTTCTTCCTACGGACG AGGGGCGTGATGCAGACGCACGGCGAGGAGACCAAGAAGTTCTTCAGGCACTCGTCTACAACCCCACAttccgggaggaggaggatgccaAGAAGCTGGGTCCCCGGCAGCCGTGGCACGACATGCACTGCCGGCTGGACGGGCCGGCGGCGTACGACGTCCTCGAAAACTTCGAGCAGCGCTGGAGGAAGACGACGAGGCTGCGCCTCAAGGGTGTGCTACCGTTCGGCAAGAAGGCGCACTGGAAGGAGGACGCCCTGCTCAAGCTCGAGCGCATCACCTGGATCCTCAGCCCCGCCGCCAAGTCTGATgctgatgccgccgccgccgccggcgacgacgacgacgagcagcAAGCCCTGCAGGTCCTGTCGGAGCACGACCCCGAGCGCTGGCACGCCCAGGTGTTCCGGTCGGCGGACGCCGGGTCCCTGA